A window of Gadus chalcogrammus isolate NIFS_2021 chromosome 16, NIFS_Gcha_1.0, whole genome shotgun sequence contains these coding sequences:
- the rcbtb2 gene encoding RCC1 and BTB domain-containing protein 2 isoform X3, translating to MITSKTTSDRISVFSAQPCSMLDVGKWPVFALLPPEELRLIRQACVYGSAANEALYVTVNDEVFALGTNCSGCLGLGDVQSTIEPRRIDILCGKKIVSLSYGTGPHVVLATSDGEVFAWGHNGYSQLGNGTTNHGLIPALVSTNLLNKKVMEVACGSHHTIALTTDGEVFAWGYNNSGQVGSGSTANQPTPRRVSSCLQNKVVVNIGCGQLCSMAVLDNGEIYGWGYNCNGQLGLGNNGNQQTPCRIAALQGASIIQVACGYAHTLALTDEGMVYSWGANSYGQLGTGNKSNQALPTLINTEKERMVEVAACHTSHTSAARTQSGQVLMWGQCRSQAVASPHLTHFSSTDDVFACFATPAVTWHLLTTATTT from the exons ATGATTACTTCCAAGACTACGAGTGACAGGATTTCCGTCTTCAGTGCGCAA ccgtGTAGCATGCTGGACGTGGGGAAGTGGCCCGTGTTTGCCCTCCTTCCTCCCGAGGAGCTCCGGCTAATCCGGCAGGCATGTGTCTACGGGAGTGCCGCAAATGAAGCTCTCTACGTCACCGTTAACGACGAG GTGTTCGCTCTGGGAACCAACTGCAGCGGCTGCTTGGGGCTGGGGGACGTGCAGAGCACCATCGAGCCCCGCAGGATCGATATCCTCTGTGGGAAGAAGATTGTGTCGCTCAGCTACGGCACAGGACCCCATGTGGTGCTCGCCACCTCGG ATGGGGAGGTGTTTGCCTGGGGTCACAATGGCTACAGCCAGCTGGGCAACGGGACCACCAACCACGGGCTGATACCGGccctggtctccaccaacctCCTCAACAagaaggtgatggaggtggcctGCGGCTCCCACCACACCATCGCCCTCACCACCGACGGAGAG GTGTTTGCGTGGGGCTACAACAACTCGGGCCAGGTGGGCTCGGGGTCCACGGCCAACCAGCCGACGCCGCGGCGGGTGAGCAGCTGTCTGCAGAACAAGGTGGTGGTGAACATTGGCTGCGGACAGCTGTGCTCCATGGCGGTGCTGGACAACGGCGAG ATCTACGGCTGGGGATACAACTGCAACGGCCAGCTAGGGCTGGGAAACAACGGAAACCAGCAGACTCCCTGTCGCATCGCTGCCCTCCAGGGGGCCAGCATCATCCAG GTGGCGTGCGGCTACGCCCACACGCTGGCGCTGACGGATGAGGGGATGGTGTACTCGTGGGGGGCCAACTCCTACGGCCAGCTGGGCACGGGCAACAAGAGCAACCAGGCCCTGCCCACTCTCATCAACACGGAGAAAGAGAG gatggtggaggtggcggcgTGCCACACCAGCCACACGTCGGCGGCGCGGACACAGAGCGGCCAGGTGCTGATGTGGGGGCAGTGCCGCAGCCAGGCCGTGGCCAGCCCCCACCTCACCCACTTCAGCTCCACCGACGACGTGTTCGCCTGCTTCGCCACGCCCGCCGTCACCTGGCACCTGCTCACA ACGGCGACGACTACCTGA
- the lpar6a gene encoding lysophosphatidic acid receptor 6a — MFNTTLPAGNITQRWGEGTPPWAVSNSSLLPDNGTADCVKNDQFKYPLYSVVFSIVFVVGLLTNVVAMYIFTCSLKLRNETTTYMMNLVVSDLLFVLTLPLRVYYFINKNWPFKSVLCKLSVSLFYTNMYGSIFFLTCISVDRFLAIVYPLRSRWLRTKRNAKIVCVAVWVLVLAGSLPTGFKLESTSRQDNHIACFENFSSKQWKSHLSKMVIFIETVGFLIPLLLNVVCSVMVLRTLRQPQALSQGSKLNKTKILLMIVVHLSIFCFCFIPYNVNLVFYALVRTKTLPGCPAESVVRTIYPIALCLAVSNCCFDPIVYYFTSETIQNSMKRKSQVGRSYDIKFSEALQSESSSALQCSLRSLKAKVFHNESSV; from the coding sequence ATGTTCAACACCACTCTGCCTGCGGGGAACATCACCCAGCGTTGGGGCGAGGGCACCCCTCCGTGGGCTGTGAGCAACAGCAGCCTGTTGCCGGACAACGGCACGGCCGACTGTGTGAAGAACGATCAGTTCAAGTACCCGCTGTACAGCGTCGTGTTCAGCATAGTGTTCGTGGTGGGCCTGCTCACCAACGTGGTCGCCATGTACATCTTCACGTGCTCCCTGAAGCTGAGGAACGAGACCACCACCTACATGATGAACCTGGTGGTGTCCGACCTGCTCTTCGTCCTCACCCTCCCGCTGCGGGTGTACTACTTCATCAACAAGAACTGGCCCTTTAAGAGCGTGCTCTGCAAGCTCTCCGTCTCGCTGTTCTACACCAACATGTACGGCAGCATCTTCTTCCTCACCTGCATCAGCGTGGACCGCTTCCTGGCCATCGTGTACCCGCTGCGCTCGCGGTGGCTGAGGACCAAGCGCAACGCCAAGATCGTGTGCGTGGCGGTGTGGGTGCTGGTGCTGGCCGGGAGCCTCCCCACGGGCTTCAAGTTGGAGTCCACGTCCAGGCAGGACAACCACATAGCCTGTTTCGAGAACTTCTCGTCCAAACAGTGGAAGTCACACCTGTCCAAGATGGTGATCTTCATCGAGACGGTGGGCTTCTTGATCCCGCTGCTGCTCAACGTGGTGTGCTCCGTCATGGTCCTGCGGACCCTGCGCCAGCCGCAAGCGCTCAGCCAGGGCAGCAAGCTGAACAAGACGAAGATCCTGCTGATGATCGTCGTGCACCTGTCcatcttctgcttctgcttcatCCCGTACAACGTCAACCTGGTGTTCTACGCACTCGTCCGCACCAAGACGCTGCCGGGCTGCCCGGCGGAGTCAGTGGTGCGGACGATATACCCCATCGCCCTGTGCCTGGCCGTGTCCAACTGCTGCTTCGACCCCATCGTCTACTACTTCACCTCGGAGACCATCCAGAACTCCATGAAGAGGAAGTCCCAGGTCGGCCGCTCCTACGACATCAAGTTCTCAGAGGCCCTGCAGTCCGAGTCCAGCTCGGCCCTCCAGTGCAGCCTGCGCAGCCTGAAGGCCAAGGTGTTCCACAACGAGTCTTCCGTTTGA
- the rcbtb2 gene encoding RCC1 and BTB domain-containing protein 2 isoform X1 translates to MITSKTTSDRISVFSAQPCSMLDVGKWPVFALLPPEELRLIRQACVYGSAANEALYVTVNDEVFALGTNCSGCLGLGDVQSTIEPRRIDILCGKKIVSLSYGTGPHVVLATSDGEVFAWGHNGYSQLGNGTTNHGLIPALVSTNLLNKKVMEVACGSHHTIALTTDGEVFAWGYNNSGQVGSGSTANQPTPRRVSSCLQNKVVVNIGCGQLCSMAVLDNGEIYGWGYNCNGQLGLGNNGNQQTPCRIAALQGASIIQVACGYAHTLALTDEGMVYSWGANSYGQLGTGNKSNQALPTLINTEKERMVEVAACHTSHTSAARTQSGQVLMWGQCRSQAVASPHLTHFSSTDDVFACFATPAVTWHLLTVDGDDYLTVAQSLKREFDSPEISDLKFMVDGKSIHVHKALLKIRCEHFRALLNDSDEAAIEIHQFSYLVYRAFLEYLYTDAINLPPEDAIGLLDLATYYREARLKRLCQETIKRGIAEDNAVKLLSAAVKYEARDLEEFCFKFCVNHLTAVTQTQAFTDMDHELLKNFISKASRYGAFKN, encoded by the exons ATGATTACTTCCAAGACTACGAGTGACAGGATTTCCGTCTTCAGTGCGCAA ccgtGTAGCATGCTGGACGTGGGGAAGTGGCCCGTGTTTGCCCTCCTTCCTCCCGAGGAGCTCCGGCTAATCCGGCAGGCATGTGTCTACGGGAGTGCCGCAAATGAAGCTCTCTACGTCACCGTTAACGACGAG GTGTTCGCTCTGGGAACCAACTGCAGCGGCTGCTTGGGGCTGGGGGACGTGCAGAGCACCATCGAGCCCCGCAGGATCGATATCCTCTGTGGGAAGAAGATTGTGTCGCTCAGCTACGGCACAGGACCCCATGTGGTGCTCGCCACCTCGG ATGGGGAGGTGTTTGCCTGGGGTCACAATGGCTACAGCCAGCTGGGCAACGGGACCACCAACCACGGGCTGATACCGGccctggtctccaccaacctCCTCAACAagaaggtgatggaggtggcctGCGGCTCCCACCACACCATCGCCCTCACCACCGACGGAGAG GTGTTTGCGTGGGGCTACAACAACTCGGGCCAGGTGGGCTCGGGGTCCACGGCCAACCAGCCGACGCCGCGGCGGGTGAGCAGCTGTCTGCAGAACAAGGTGGTGGTGAACATTGGCTGCGGACAGCTGTGCTCCATGGCGGTGCTGGACAACGGCGAG ATCTACGGCTGGGGATACAACTGCAACGGCCAGCTAGGGCTGGGAAACAACGGAAACCAGCAGACTCCCTGTCGCATCGCTGCCCTCCAGGGGGCCAGCATCATCCAG GTGGCGTGCGGCTACGCCCACACGCTGGCGCTGACGGATGAGGGGATGGTGTACTCGTGGGGGGCCAACTCCTACGGCCAGCTGGGCACGGGCAACAAGAGCAACCAGGCCCTGCCCACTCTCATCAACACGGAGAAAGAGAG gatggtggaggtggcggcgTGCCACACCAGCCACACGTCGGCGGCGCGGACACAGAGCGGCCAGGTGCTGATGTGGGGGCAGTGCCGCAGCCAGGCCGTGGCCAGCCCCCACCTCACCCACTTCAGCTCCACCGACGACGTGTTCGCCTGCTTCGCCACGCCCGCCGTCACCTGGCACCTGCTCACAGTAG ACGGCGACGACTACCTGACGGTGGCCCAGTCCTTGAAGAGAGAGTTTGACAGTCCCGAGATCTCAGACCTCAAGTTCATGGTGGACGGGAAGTCCATCCACGTTCACAAGGCTCTGCTCAAAATAAG GTGCGAGCATTTCCGTGCTCTGCTGAACGACTCTGATGAGGCGGCCATTGAGATTCACCAGTTCTCCTACCTGGTTTACCGCGCCTTCCTGGAATACCTGTACACAGACGCCATCAACCTGCCCCCCGAAGACGCCATCG GATTGCTGGACCTCGCCACGTACTACCGCGAGGCGCGTCTGAAGCGGCTGTGTCAGGAAACCATCAAGAGGGGCATCGCCGAGGACAACGCCGTCAAGCTGCTGTCGGCCGCCGTCAAGTACGAGGCCCGG GACTTGGAGGAGTTCTGCTTCAAGTTCTGCGTGAACCACCTGACGGCGGTGACGCAGACGCAGGCCTTCACCGACATGGACCACGAACTCCTCAAGAACTTCATCAGCAAAGCAAGCCGCTACGGGGCCTTTAAAAACTGA
- the rcbtb2 gene encoding RCC1 and BTB domain-containing protein 2 isoform X2: protein MLDVGKWPVFALLPPEELRLIRQACVYGSAANEALYVTVNDEVFALGTNCSGCLGLGDVQSTIEPRRIDILCGKKIVSLSYGTGPHVVLATSDGEVFAWGHNGYSQLGNGTTNHGLIPALVSTNLLNKKVMEVACGSHHTIALTTDGEVFAWGYNNSGQVGSGSTANQPTPRRVSSCLQNKVVVNIGCGQLCSMAVLDNGEIYGWGYNCNGQLGLGNNGNQQTPCRIAALQGASIIQVACGYAHTLALTDEGMVYSWGANSYGQLGTGNKSNQALPTLINTEKERMVEVAACHTSHTSAARTQSGQVLMWGQCRSQAVASPHLTHFSSTDDVFACFATPAVTWHLLTVDGDDYLTVAQSLKREFDSPEISDLKFMVDGKSIHVHKALLKIRCEHFRALLNDSDEAAIEIHQFSYLVYRAFLEYLYTDAINLPPEDAIGLLDLATYYREARLKRLCQETIKRGIAEDNAVKLLSAAVKYEARDLEEFCFKFCVNHLTAVTQTQAFTDMDHELLKNFISKASRYGAFKN, encoded by the exons ATGCTGGACGTGGGGAAGTGGCCCGTGTTTGCCCTCCTTCCTCCCGAGGAGCTCCGGCTAATCCGGCAGGCATGTGTCTACGGGAGTGCCGCAAATGAAGCTCTCTACGTCACCGTTAACGACGAG GTGTTCGCTCTGGGAACCAACTGCAGCGGCTGCTTGGGGCTGGGGGACGTGCAGAGCACCATCGAGCCCCGCAGGATCGATATCCTCTGTGGGAAGAAGATTGTGTCGCTCAGCTACGGCACAGGACCCCATGTGGTGCTCGCCACCTCGG ATGGGGAGGTGTTTGCCTGGGGTCACAATGGCTACAGCCAGCTGGGCAACGGGACCACCAACCACGGGCTGATACCGGccctggtctccaccaacctCCTCAACAagaaggtgatggaggtggcctGCGGCTCCCACCACACCATCGCCCTCACCACCGACGGAGAG GTGTTTGCGTGGGGCTACAACAACTCGGGCCAGGTGGGCTCGGGGTCCACGGCCAACCAGCCGACGCCGCGGCGGGTGAGCAGCTGTCTGCAGAACAAGGTGGTGGTGAACATTGGCTGCGGACAGCTGTGCTCCATGGCGGTGCTGGACAACGGCGAG ATCTACGGCTGGGGATACAACTGCAACGGCCAGCTAGGGCTGGGAAACAACGGAAACCAGCAGACTCCCTGTCGCATCGCTGCCCTCCAGGGGGCCAGCATCATCCAG GTGGCGTGCGGCTACGCCCACACGCTGGCGCTGACGGATGAGGGGATGGTGTACTCGTGGGGGGCCAACTCCTACGGCCAGCTGGGCACGGGCAACAAGAGCAACCAGGCCCTGCCCACTCTCATCAACACGGAGAAAGAGAG gatggtggaggtggcggcgTGCCACACCAGCCACACGTCGGCGGCGCGGACACAGAGCGGCCAGGTGCTGATGTGGGGGCAGTGCCGCAGCCAGGCCGTGGCCAGCCCCCACCTCACCCACTTCAGCTCCACCGACGACGTGTTCGCCTGCTTCGCCACGCCCGCCGTCACCTGGCACCTGCTCACAGTAG ACGGCGACGACTACCTGACGGTGGCCCAGTCCTTGAAGAGAGAGTTTGACAGTCCCGAGATCTCAGACCTCAAGTTCATGGTGGACGGGAAGTCCATCCACGTTCACAAGGCTCTGCTCAAAATAAG GTGCGAGCATTTCCGTGCTCTGCTGAACGACTCTGATGAGGCGGCCATTGAGATTCACCAGTTCTCCTACCTGGTTTACCGCGCCTTCCTGGAATACCTGTACACAGACGCCATCAACCTGCCCCCCGAAGACGCCATCG GATTGCTGGACCTCGCCACGTACTACCGCGAGGCGCGTCTGAAGCGGCTGTGTCAGGAAACCATCAAGAGGGGCATCGCCGAGGACAACGCCGTCAAGCTGCTGTCGGCCGCCGTCAAGTACGAGGCCCGG GACTTGGAGGAGTTCTGCTTCAAGTTCTGCGTGAACCACCTGACGGCGGTGACGCAGACGCAGGCCTTCACCGACATGGACCACGAACTCCTCAAGAACTTCATCAGCAAAGCAAGCCGCTACGGGGCCTTTAAAAACTGA